In one Mus pahari chromosome 21, PAHARI_EIJ_v1.1, whole genome shotgun sequence genomic region, the following are encoded:
- the Gpr31 gene encoding 12-(S)-hydroxy-5,8,10,14-eicosatetraenoic acid receptor: MERTNCSAASTVVETAVGTMLTLECVLGLMGNAVALWTFFYRLKVWKPYAVYLFNLVVADLLLATSLPFVAAFYLKGKTWRLGHMPCRVLLFLLAFSRGVGVAFLTTVALDRYLRVVHPRLRVNLLSLRAAWGISSLIWFLMVALTPQNLLTYRTTQNSTECPSFYPTGETKAIATCQEVLFFLQVLLPFGLITFCNSGLIRTLQRRLRESDKQPRIRRARVLVAMVLLLFGLCFLPSVLTRVLVHIFQEFKSCSVQQAIVQTSDIAGSLTCLHSTLSPVIYCFSNPAFTHSYRKVLKSLRGRGKAAESPSYNLRDSYS, from the coding sequence ATGGAGCGCACCAACTGCTCAGCTGCCAGCACTGTGGTGGAGACAGCCGTGGGCACCATGCTGACCCTGGAGTGTGTGCTGGGCCTTATGGGTAATGCTGTGGCCCTCTGGACCTTCTTTTACCGTCTCAAAGTGTGGAAGCCTTATGCCGTCTACCTGTTCAACCTGGTGGTGGCTGACCTGCTCTTGGCCACCAGTCTGCCATTCGTTGCTGCCTTCTATCTGAAGGGCAAGACCTGGAGACTCGGCCACATGCCCTGCCGAgtcctgctcttcctgctggcATTCAGCCGTGGTGTGGGAGTAGCCTTCCTGACGACAGTAGCTCTAGACCGGTATCTGCGTGTTGTCCATCCTCGGCTCAGAGTTAACTTGCTGTCTCTGAGGGCAGCTTGGGGCATCTCCAGCCTGATCTGGTTTCTGATGGTTGCTCTCACTCCCCAAAACCTGCTCACTTACAGGACTACCCAGAATTCCACGGAATGCCCCAGCTTCTACCCCACAGGAGAAACCAAGGCCATTGCCACTTGCCAAGAGGTACTCTTCTTTCTTCAGGTCCTGCTTCCCTTTGGCCTCATCACCTTCTGCAACAGCGGGCTCATCAGGACTCTCCAGAGAAGACTCCGAGAGTCTGACAAACAGCCCAGGATCCGGAGGGCCAGGGTGCTGGTTGCCATGGTGCTGCTTCTGTTTGGACTGTGCTTCCTGCCCAGTGTCCTGACCAGGGTTCTGGTGCACATCTTTCAGGAATTTAAGAGCTGCAGTGTCCAGCAAGCCATAGTGCAGACCTCTGACATCGCCGGCAGCCTCACCTGCCTGCACAGTACATTGAGCCCAGTCATTTACTGCTTCTCCAATCCAGCCTTCACCCACTCATACCGGAAGGTGCTCAAAAGCCTTCGAGGTAGGGGGAAGGCAGCAGAGTCACCTAGCTACAACCTCAGGGACTCCTATTCCTGA
- the LOC110338114 gene encoding centromere protein J-like gives MLEDLSQGKGSSHEKRKMESTAQIPKEDGKLDEVVGLQKQICDLGTELTRQSSWWCVAHKDLQNQIDALIKENQEIRAELKTLKKQDVEATKASIGSPTPARASNTLPVYIKIEGIDSERTTSWDERDELSGSPPNRSTMATGGTDSQDERLSFTSVDEKVIHMSSKFLQRGFGRMSPEPLSDSTFLDTESLADIWSSNPETSDGEFLHARASRVIPCFASNALWLQNIPTKSRAPKEIQQTSDTTKDGETKEKRHPNGKVERMLSDGRTIITFPNGTRKEISADKKTTLIKFFNGDMKKIKSDQKVIYYYADAQTMHTTYPDGVEVVQFPNKWTEKFYPDGSKETVFPDGTVKQLKDGCEETVFPDGTFVTVKRNGDKTIMFSNGEKEIHTARFKRKEFPDGTTKTVYCNGCQETKYASGRVRVKDEKGTVILDWK, from the exons ATGTTGGAGGATCTGAGTCAAGGAAAAGGGTCCAGCCatgagaagaggaagatggagagcaCAGCCCAGATCCCCAAGGAGGACGGCAAACTTGATGAGGTTGTG GGGCTGCAGAAGCAGATCTGTGACCTTGGGACAGAGCTCACAAGACAATCATCTTGGTGGTGCGTAGCTCACAAAGACCTCCAAAACCAGATCGATGCTCTGATAAAGGAGAACCAGGAGATCCGTGCAGAACTGAAGACTTTGAAGAAGCAGGATGTGGAGGCCACCAAAGCCTCTATAGGCTCACCCACCCCGGCAAGAGCAAGCAACACTCTG CCAGTGTACATAAAGATAGAGGGGATTGATTCCGAGAGGACGACCTCATGGGATGAGAGGGATGAGCTTTCTGGAAGCCCTCCGAACAGAAGCACAATGGCCACCGGAGGAACAGACTCCCAGGATGAAAGGCTGTCTTTCACATCTGTAGATGAAAAG GTTATACACATGTCTTCCAAATTTCTGCAAAGAGGCTTCGGTAGGATGTCACCAGAACCACTTTCTGACAGCACATTCCTGGACACAGAGTCACTGGCTG ACATCTGGTCCTCAAATCCAGAGACTTCGGATGGTGAATTCCTGCATGCTCGGGCAAGCAGGGTCATCCCTTGTTTTGCCTCGAATGCACTGTGGCTGCAG AATATTCCAACAAAGTCAAGAGCtcctaaagaaatacagcaaaCCTCGGACACTACAAAGGATGGTGAGACAAAGGAAAAGCGACACCCAAACGGCAAG GTGGAGCGGATGCTCAGCGACGGGCGAACCATCATCACCTTCCCCAATGGAACCAGGAAGGAGATCAGTGCTGACAAGAAGACCACCCTCATCAAGTTTTTTAACGGTGACATGAAGAAGATCAAGTCCGATCAGAAAGTG ATTTATTATTATGCGGACGCGCAAACAATGCACACCACCTACCCAGATGGTGTTGAAGTTGTGCAGTTTCCTAACAAGTGGACTG AAAAATTCTACCCGGATGGCTCCAAGGAAACCGTGTTTCCTGATGGGACAGTGAAACAGCTCAAGGATGGATGTGAAGAGACGGTGTTCCCCGATGGGACATTTGTGACAGTGAAGAG GAATGGAGACAAAACCATCATGTTCAGCAACGGAGAGAAAGAAATCCACACAGCCAGGTTCAAGCGGAAGGAATTCCCAGATGGCACCACCAAGACTGTGTATTGCAATGGCTGCCAGGAGACCAAGTATGCCTCAGGGAGGGTCAGGGTCAAAGATGAGAAGGGAACTGTCATCCTCGACTGGAAGTAG